From the Halorubellus sp. JP-L1 genome, one window contains:
- a CDS encoding CGCGG family rSAM-modified RiPP protein: protein MTETASEDVEPITETVHEGSWSANLERDQYETDRGLLVEHALDAVAHTASGVHVNLVTHGTHGHPEDYLYPVLDAELDADAEYEYVEQCGCGGHVTRVHVP from the coding sequence ATGACCGAAACAGCCAGCGAGGACGTCGAGCCGATCACCGAGACGGTCCACGAGGGGTCGTGGTCCGCCAACCTCGAACGCGACCAGTACGAGACCGACCGCGGGCTGCTCGTCGAGCACGCGCTCGACGCCGTCGCGCACACCGCGAGCGGCGTACACGTCAATCTCGTCACGCACGGCACACACGGGCACCCAGAGGACTACCTCTATCCCGTCCTCGACGCCGAACTCGACGCGGACGCCGAGTACGAGTACGTCGAGCAGTGCGGGTGCGGCGGGCACGTGACGCGCGTCCACGTCCCCTGA
- a CDS encoding Htur_1727 family rSAM-partnered candidate RiPP — protein MESPTKRVTVAERPRADDGTAFEVFVRDGPDEPLRHVGSVTADDAEDAYRRATRLFAWYADEVWVCPASGFTRFSAHDLDEAAEPAPTDVSGFDGGDDYDEPRNRELP, from the coding sequence ATGGAGTCGCCAACGAAGCGAGTGACGGTCGCCGAACGGCCGCGCGCCGACGACGGCACCGCGTTCGAGGTGTTCGTACGCGACGGCCCGGACGAACCGCTCAGGCACGTCGGGAGCGTCACCGCCGACGACGCCGAGGACGCCTACCGACGCGCGACGCGACTGTTCGCGTGGTACGCCGACGAGGTCTGGGTGTGTCCCGCGAGCGGATTCACGCGATTCAGCGCGCACGACCTGGACGAAGCGGCCGAGCCGGCGCCGACGGACGTCTCCGGGTTCGACGGCGGCGACGACTACGACGAACCGCGGAACAGGGAGCTCCCGTAG
- a CDS encoding TIGR04347 family pseudo-SAM/SPASM protein — protein MISVSKLLCGLDAEGDGLRYDAADESEKPQIREEKQRRPVVVWNTTKQCNLYCEHCYAGADDGCAPGELSTTEGERLLDDLAEFGVPVVLFSGGEPLVREDLEHLVAYASDQGIRPVLSTNGTLVTEERARALRDAGLKYAGVSVDGLRETNDDFRGVEGAFDAALRGIEVFQDVGVKTGLRYTITERTAPDLEDVVDLLHAQGVDRFCFYHLDYGGRGVPEADLDPVEKREAVRRVCDLTREYHADGAEIETLLVGNYADAGFLVEYAREAFGPTRASAVREYLRRNGGDPTGERIADVDYQGNVHLTQFWQDYSLGNVRDRAFGDVWTDETNPLLGALRDRERHLPERCQGCEYVDVCRGGSRLRALTATGDLWGEDPQCYLTDDEIDGHDHETGPALAD, from the coding sequence ATGATCTCGGTCAGCAAGCTCCTCTGCGGGCTCGACGCGGAGGGCGACGGCCTCCGGTACGACGCCGCCGACGAGTCCGAGAAACCCCAGATCCGCGAGGAGAAGCAGCGTCGGCCGGTCGTCGTCTGGAACACGACGAAGCAGTGCAACCTGTACTGCGAGCACTGCTACGCCGGCGCGGACGACGGCTGCGCGCCAGGCGAGCTATCGACGACCGAAGGCGAGCGGTTGCTCGACGACCTCGCCGAATTCGGCGTCCCCGTCGTGCTCTTCTCGGGCGGCGAGCCCCTCGTTCGCGAGGACCTGGAGCACCTCGTCGCGTACGCGAGCGACCAGGGCATCCGGCCCGTGCTGTCGACGAACGGGACGCTCGTCACCGAGGAGCGCGCTCGAGCGCTTCGCGACGCCGGCCTGAAGTACGCGGGCGTCAGCGTGGACGGGTTGCGGGAGACGAACGACGACTTCCGCGGCGTCGAGGGCGCGTTCGACGCGGCACTCCGTGGCATCGAGGTCTTCCAGGACGTCGGCGTGAAGACCGGACTCCGGTACACCATCACGGAACGGACCGCACCCGACCTCGAGGACGTCGTCGACCTCCTCCACGCGCAGGGCGTCGACCGGTTCTGCTTCTATCACCTCGACTACGGCGGCCGCGGCGTCCCCGAGGCCGACCTCGACCCGGTCGAGAAGCGCGAGGCCGTCCGGCGCGTCTGCGACCTCACCCGCGAGTACCACGCCGACGGCGCAGAGATCGAGACGCTCCTCGTCGGGAACTACGCCGACGCGGGGTTCCTCGTGGAGTACGCGCGCGAGGCGTTCGGGCCGACCAGGGCCAGCGCTGTCCGCGAGTACCTCCGACGGAACGGCGGCGACCCAACAGGCGAGCGTATCGCGGACGTCGACTACCAGGGGAACGTCCACCTCACGCAGTTCTGGCAGGACTACAGCCTCGGGAACGTCCGCGACCGCGCGTTCGGCGACGTGTGGACGGACGAGACGAACCCGCTCCTCGGCGCGCTCCGCGACCGCGAACGGCACCTCCCCGAGCGCTGCCAGGGCTGCGAGTACGTCGACGTCTGCCGCGGCGGGTCCAGGCTGCGCGCGCTCACGGCCACCGGCGACCTCTGGGGCGAGGACCCCCAGTGCTACCTCACCGACGACGAGATCGACGGTCACGACCACGAGACGGGTCCGGCGCTCGCTGACTGA
- a CDS encoding nickel-binding protein, whose amino-acid sequence MIDQELEDYLILRLLDQPVTHAERERASERSVAALDTVRDAGTDIEWVESEIMTNEDNEVTGTLCHFKAENEDALRDYADCAGLPITRIERRGQPVEGPYQSGDPQ is encoded by the coding sequence ATGATCGACCAAGAGCTGGAGGATTACCTCATCCTGCGACTACTGGACCAACCCGTGACTCACGCCGAACGAGAACGCGCCAGTGAGCGGTCGGTTGCGGCGCTAGATACGGTACGTGATGCAGGCACTGACATCGAATGGGTCGAGTCAGAGATCATGACCAACGAGGACAACGAAGTCACCGGCACCCTCTGTCACTTCAAGGCCGAAAACGAAGACGCGCTGCGTGACTACGCCGACTGTGCGGGACTTCCGATAACGCGAATCGAGCGTCGTGGCCAACCCGTCGAGGGCCCGTATCAATCTGGAGACCCACAGTGA
- a CDS encoding winged helix-turn-helix domain-containing protein has product MRYSGPAGSDILIKAVKQAPMLAALREEPLARHELETRLDISKSTAHRNTKSLAERGLLKKSNGDFVLTEFGQAVADVVAAYEKEMDTTVRLAPVFESVSGIEPPCPIEAFANATVTSADRGDPFAPLARFVSLIRGSDSLRMFDSYAIAPTYIDEIHGRVLDGMRTIVVERPDVAEDIMENYPAKCVQLCASDFLEMRLHEGLPFGLVVLDDCIGIGVRGPDTGIPRAFVDTESNEAREWAETIFESYWNEAVHLKRFNPKALREALEASAQ; this is encoded by the coding sequence ATGAGGTATTCTGGACCTGCCGGTTCTGACATACTCATCAAGGCCGTCAAGCAAGCGCCGATGCTTGCTGCGCTGCGAGAAGAGCCGTTGGCTCGCCACGAGTTAGAGACGAGGCTCGATATCTCGAAATCGACCGCTCACCGGAACACGAAATCGCTGGCCGAACGAGGTCTGCTCAAGAAATCGAACGGAGACTTCGTACTCACCGAGTTCGGGCAAGCAGTCGCCGACGTCGTTGCGGCGTACGAAAAAGAGATGGACACGACCGTTCGTCTCGCTCCGGTGTTCGAATCTGTCTCCGGTATTGAACCGCCGTGCCCCATCGAGGCCTTCGCAAACGCGACTGTCACGTCTGCGGATCGGGGCGATCCGTTTGCGCCGTTGGCGCGGTTCGTCTCTCTCATCCGAGGGTCTGACTCGTTACGCATGTTCGACTCGTATGCAATCGCACCGACCTACATCGACGAAATACACGGACGAGTGCTCGACGGAATGCGGACGATAGTCGTCGAACGTCCCGACGTAGCAGAGGACATTATGGAGAACTACCCGGCAAAATGCGTTCAATTATGCGCGAGCGACTTTCTCGAGATGCGGTTACACGAGGGGCTCCCCTTCGGACTTGTCGTCCTGGACGATTGCATCGGCATCGGCGTCCGAGGTCCCGACACGGGGATTCCTCGGGCCTTCGTCGATACCGAGTCGAACGAGGCCCGTGAATGGGCGGAGACGATTTTCGAGTCCTACTGGAACGAAGCAGTTCACTTGAAACGATTCAATCCGAAGGCGTTGAGAGAGGCATTGGAGGCCAGCGCCCAATAA
- a CDS encoding halocyanin domain-containing protein — translation MERSDVDRRTVLKGVGSVTVAATLAGCSSNGGDGGDGGDGGDGGDGGDGTDGGDGGGGNSEVDSYLSSTSNYDGIEDRTGESEVTVEVGVDANGAAYGFGPAAIRVDSGTTVVWEWTGRGSTHNVAHDGGDFESETTAEEGFTFDQQFDESGTYLYECTPHTSLGMNGAVVVE, via the coding sequence ATGGAACGTTCGGACGTCGACCGTCGTACAGTTCTCAAAGGAGTCGGTAGCGTGACGGTCGCTGCGACGCTCGCCGGTTGTTCGTCGAATGGCGGCGACGGCGGCGACGGCGGTGACGGCGGAGACGGTGGCGATGGCGGCGACGGTACCGACGGCGGCGACGGTGGCGGCGGTAACTCGGAGGTCGACAGTTATCTGTCATCGACGTCCAACTACGACGGGATCGAGGACCGCACCGGCGAGAGCGAGGTGACGGTAGAGGTCGGCGTCGACGCCAACGGCGCTGCGTACGGCTTCGGTCCGGCCGCGATCCGTGTCGACAGCGGCACGACGGTGGTCTGGGAGTGGACCGGTCGCGGGAGCACGCACAACGTCGCGCACGACGGCGGCGACTTCGAGAGCGAAACGACCGCCGAGGAGGGATTCACGTTCGACCAGCAGTTCGACGAGTCCGGCACCTACCTCTACGAGTGCACGCCGCACACGTCGCTCGGGATGAATGGCGCCGTCGTCGTCGAGTAG
- a CDS encoding DUF4268 domain-containing protein translates to MPEFGSLESQEVRSYWEHEADDFTPWLAAEIRAEPASKLEEALELDLAVLEEEKSVGRYNVDIFAEVVDDNRKVIIENQLGSSDHDHLGKSIAYASGVDADIIVWIAPRFYDEHRDAMQWLNENSREGVDLFAIRLEVWRIGDSEPAVRLNPVAEPSEWKEKAQRPQNELSDTETLREEYWTTFRNRIEEENSVLSARKPFPDYYYNNPIGKAGVELQFTIKATENELGVALVIRDDAELYQHLVGDREAIDSQFGQEVVWEEPEETRAGKARSKITVTKHAEVQDEARWDEYTEWMLQAGEQFHHVFYDRLQVY, encoded by the coding sequence ATGCCCGAGTTTGGGTCGCTAGAATCACAGGAGGTACGATCGTACTGGGAACACGAAGCAGACGACTTCACTCCATGGTTAGCAGCGGAGATTCGAGCCGAACCCGCTTCGAAGCTGGAAGAAGCATTGGAATTGGATTTGGCGGTGCTCGAGGAGGAGAAGAGCGTCGGTCGATACAACGTCGACATCTTTGCAGAGGTGGTCGATGACAACCGCAAAGTGATCATCGAAAATCAACTCGGGTCCTCTGACCATGACCATCTCGGGAAATCGATCGCGTACGCCTCGGGCGTAGATGCAGATATCATCGTCTGGATTGCTCCACGATTCTATGACGAGCATCGAGATGCGATGCAGTGGCTAAACGAAAACAGCCGAGAGGGCGTCGACCTCTTCGCGATTCGGCTGGAAGTGTGGCGAATCGGCGATTCCGAGCCAGCAGTGCGATTGAATCCGGTCGCAGAGCCAAGCGAGTGGAAAGAGAAAGCTCAACGACCCCAGAACGAACTGAGCGACACGGAGACGTTGCGAGAAGAGTACTGGACGACCTTCCGAAACCGAATCGAAGAGGAGAACTCGGTGTTGAGTGCCCGTAAACCATTCCCCGACTACTACTACAACAACCCCATCGGGAAGGCCGGTGTCGAACTCCAATTCACTATCAAAGCCACCGAGAACGAACTCGGTGTCGCACTGGTCATTCGGGATGACGCCGAACTATACCAGCACCTCGTCGGCGACCGTGAAGCGATCGATAGCCAGTTTGGACAAGAGGTGGTATGGGAAGAACCCGAGGAGACACGGGCAGGCAAAGCCCGCAGCAAAATCACTGTAACCAAGCACGCTGAGGTACAGGACGAAGCACGCTGGGACGAGTATACGGAGTGGATGCTCCAGGCGGGCGAACAGTTCCACCACGTGTTCTACGACCGGCTGCAGGTGTACTAA
- a CDS encoding YqjF family protein, protein MLGPIRPLSLALADACFVHWPVSPARVRATVPDWTEPDTVAGSAWVSAIALTIDRFDAFGVPLRENVETVALRTYVTTPDGQRAIHFLSADVNDRVAADAARTLFRVPTSHAHVDRRTRGDRTEVDARRRDGSGANLAVAFEPAGNPATTAPDTLASFLVDRERYVATGPLGTRLVGSVGHPPWTVQPADATVTDRTLLDAVGLDAPDEQSLVHYSPGLEMTLDAPRPL, encoded by the coding sequence ATGCTCGGTCCGATCCGTCCGCTCTCGCTCGCACTCGCCGACGCGTGTTTCGTCCACTGGCCGGTCTCGCCGGCGCGAGTGCGGGCCACGGTTCCGGACTGGACCGAACCGGACACCGTCGCCGGGTCCGCGTGGGTGTCCGCCATCGCGCTCACGATCGACCGGTTCGACGCCTTCGGCGTCCCGCTCAGGGAGAACGTCGAGACGGTCGCCCTCCGAACGTACGTCACGACCCCCGACGGCCAGCGAGCCATCCACTTCCTCTCGGCGGACGTGAACGACCGCGTCGCGGCCGACGCGGCGCGAACGCTCTTCCGCGTCCCGACCTCGCACGCCCACGTCGACCGCCGCACCCGTGGCGACCGTACGGAGGTCGACGCACGCCGCCGGGACGGTTCCGGAGCGAACCTGGCGGTCGCGTTCGAGCCAGCGGGCAACCCGGCGACGACGGCACCCGATACGCTGGCGTCCTTCCTCGTGGACCGCGAGCGCTACGTCGCGACCGGGCCGCTCGGAACGAGACTCGTCGGCTCCGTCGGCCACCCGCCGTGGACCGTCCAGCCCGCCGACGCGACCGTCACGGACCGGACGCTCCTGGACGCGGTCGGCCTCGACGCGCCCGACGAGCAGTCGCTCGTCCACTACAGTCCGGGCCTGGAGATGACGCTCGACGCGCCACGACCGCTGTAG
- a CDS encoding bacterio-opsin activator domain-containing protein, whose protein sequence is MTNDETLDVLLIEDNPGDVRLIEEMLGDAERLFERVGSGEHAASETRIHHESTLAAGVERCSADDVDVVLLDLGLPDSRGLETLAAVTGATEFVPIVVLTGLNDEGVGVSAIQHGAQDYLVKDEVTSDLLVRSIHYAMERNRQDRERARRREELEALNRLNELTHDVTHAVITTSTREELERAVCETLVASDAYRFAWIGEVDRPTDEITPRAAAGVEDGYLDDVTVMVEGDETADGPTGRAIRTGSVQAIQRVQTEPAYEPWREQAIERDYKSSASVPLEYDGITYGVLNVYAPSPNAFSDAEREILSRLGAVIGHAITAIERKEALVSDTVLELEFGVDDLGVDLGALSRPDDGYVSIVDLVRTDGGVLAYGRAVDVPLETFRDVVSNAPFVDELRVLSSDAGTHRFEVVTTAFDDLVDSIGSHGGQIASATITDGSLRFVVDFPPGRDKRQLVELVERHCPEATVRSQRVVERTVDDASTARSLLHASLTEKQHTALETAYYAGLFEWPRHSTGQEVADRLEVSPPTFNQHLRAAERNVFAELFADGDEAVGPGD, encoded by the coding sequence ATGACGAACGACGAGACGCTCGACGTCCTCCTGATCGAGGACAACCCGGGCGACGTGCGACTGATCGAGGAGATGCTGGGGGACGCCGAACGGCTCTTCGAGCGGGTTGGGTCCGGCGAGCACGCTGCGAGCGAGACGCGGATCCATCACGAGAGCACGCTGGCGGCGGGCGTCGAGCGGTGCTCGGCGGACGACGTCGACGTCGTCCTCCTCGACCTCGGACTCCCGGACTCGCGGGGACTGGAGACCCTCGCGGCCGTCACGGGCGCCACCGAGTTCGTCCCGATCGTCGTACTCACCGGGTTGAACGACGAGGGCGTGGGAGTCTCGGCGATCCAGCACGGCGCGCAGGACTACCTCGTCAAGGACGAGGTGACAAGCGACCTGCTCGTCCGCTCGATCCACTACGCGATGGAGCGGAACAGACAGGACCGCGAGCGCGCGCGACGCCGCGAGGAGCTCGAAGCACTGAATCGACTCAACGAACTCACGCACGACGTCACGCACGCCGTGATCACGACGTCGACGCGCGAAGAACTCGAGCGCGCGGTCTGCGAGACGCTCGTCGCGTCCGACGCGTACCGGTTCGCGTGGATCGGCGAGGTCGACAGGCCGACCGACGAGATCACGCCGCGTGCGGCGGCCGGCGTCGAGGACGGCTACCTCGACGACGTGACGGTCATGGTCGAGGGGGACGAGACCGCCGACGGCCCGACGGGACGCGCGATCCGTACCGGGAGCGTGCAGGCGATCCAGCGCGTGCAGACGGAGCCGGCGTACGAGCCGTGGCGCGAGCAAGCGATCGAGCGCGACTACAAGTCGAGCGCGTCGGTCCCACTGGAGTACGACGGTATCACGTACGGCGTGCTGAACGTGTACGCGCCGTCACCGAACGCCTTCTCGGACGCCGAACGCGAGATCCTCTCGCGTCTCGGTGCGGTCATCGGGCACGCGATCACGGCGATCGAACGCAAGGAAGCGCTGGTGAGCGACACGGTACTCGAACTCGAGTTCGGCGTCGACGACCTCGGCGTCGACCTCGGGGCCCTCTCGAGGCCCGACGACGGCTACGTGTCCATCGTCGACCTCGTGCGGACCGACGGCGGGGTCCTCGCGTACGGTCGCGCGGTCGACGTGCCCCTGGAGACGTTCCGGGACGTCGTGTCGAACGCGCCGTTCGTCGACGAACTCCGCGTGCTCTCCTCGGACGCGGGCACGCACCGATTCGAGGTCGTCACGACGGCGTTCGACGACCTCGTCGACAGTATCGGGAGCCACGGTGGTCAGATCGCGTCGGCGACGATCACCGACGGCAGTCTCAGGTTCGTCGTCGACTTCCCGCCAGGGCGGGACAAGCGCCAGCTGGTCGAGCTGGTAGAACGTCACTGTCCGGAGGCGACGGTCCGCTCGCAACGCGTCGTCGAACGGACAGTCGACGACGCGTCCACTGCCCGGTCGCTCCTCCATGCCTCGTTGACCGAGAAGCAACACACCGCCCTCGAGACGGCGTACTACGCCGGACTCTTCGAGTGGCCCCGCCACAGTACCGGGCAGGAGGTCGCAGACCGCCTCGAGGTCTCCCCGCCGACGTTCAATCAACATCTTCGCGCCGCCGAACGGAACGTCTTCGCCGAACTGTTCGCCGACGGCGACGAGGCGGTCGGCCCTGGCGACTGA
- a CDS encoding response regulator yields the protein MSDRRGGEDPVDILLVEDNPGDVRLTREAFEAGQIRNTLHVARDGVEALEFLRQQGEYADVPRPDIVLLDLNLPRKDGDEVLAEIRADPDLETLPVIVLTSSSAEEDVVRSYELQANAFLTKPVDPMEFVEIVRSFQEFWLSVVRLPPEGES from the coding sequence ATGAGTGACCGACGAGGTGGAGAGGACCCGGTGGACATCCTCCTCGTCGAGGACAACCCCGGTGACGTCCGCTTGACGAGAGAGGCGTTCGAAGCGGGCCAGATTCGGAACACGCTGCACGTCGCGAGGGACGGCGTCGAGGCGCTCGAGTTCCTCCGCCAGCAGGGCGAGTACGCGGACGTTCCCCGTCCCGACATCGTCCTCCTCGACCTCAACCTGCCGCGGAAGGACGGCGACGAGGTGCTCGCGGAGATCCGCGCGGACCCCGACCTCGAGACGCTCCCGGTGATCGTCCTCACGTCCTCGTCGGCCGAAGAGGACGTCGTGCGGTCGTACGAGCTCCAGGCGAACGCGTTCCTCACCAAGCCCGTCGACCCGATGGAGTTCGTGGAGATCGTCAGGTCCTTCCAGGAGTTCTGGCTCTCGGTCGTCCGCCTCCCCCCAGAGGGCGAATCATGA
- a CDS encoding PAS domain-containing protein — translation MEPSGSTSEVSPEETERVFARLEPPCTPLSTDEVAARLDCEFETARTNLTTLADRGVVRTRRIDDRHRVWWTDETDGDQVIDGDQGTTVHQETGREEFGAFIRAVKDYAIFMLDPDGFVRSWNDGAARLKGYTEDEIVGEHYRAFYTDADVDAGVPARNLERAAEHGRYEDEGWRVREDGTRFWANVTITAIRDEDGALRGFTKVTRDMTEQREYEQELHEERDFTEQVLETVPVNVLVLSEDGELVRANGGVRDLLDVEPADFDAFDAGSWDLYDEDGDSIPVTDWPWTRVVETGESVQHFECQVDVADGDRRWFSINAAPLDEGGSEVERVVMSADDVTDRKERERRLRRESNQTEKLLRTAPIAIAVQDADGDTILANQHAQDALGLTEDEILDEPEQPEAWTLFDDDGNPLDATETPSARVLATGEPVYDEEVVIEPPNADRIQFRVNAAPVRDADGDVERIITTGEDITELRDRERELEQRKAELETELGEILGRISDAFYALDEEWRFTHLNDSAAELMQQSREDLLGHTLWEVFPDAEGNVFWEKFREAMETQESVAFEFYAEALDAWLEFTVYPSDSGLSIYFRDVSERKRQERALRERQGRLNRQKQYTDDILNAIDDLFYLLDESGQLQRWNESLRDVTGYTDEEIASMHALEFFDERDHEAISTAIAEGLDAGETQVEAEILTKEGDLIPYEFVASTLEDPDGRSVLAGIGRDITDRREYERKLETSNERLEQFAYAASHDLQEPLRMVSSYLQLVENRYADALDEDGVEFVEFAVDGADRMRNMIDGLLRYSRVDTRGDPFEAVDLNDVLDDVQEDLQFRIEETDADVEAESLPVVHGDPGQLRQLFQNLLDNAIEYSGEGAPVVRIDAARDGERWSISIRDEGVGIDPEDADRVFEVFQSLQPSTEHSGTGIGLALSERIVERHGGEIWLESTPGEGTTFTFTLPATGGLDE, via the coding sequence ATGGAACCATCAGGGTCTACTTCCGAGGTATCGCCGGAAGAGACCGAGCGCGTGTTCGCGCGTCTCGAACCCCCCTGCACGCCACTCTCGACCGACGAAGTCGCGGCCCGACTCGACTGCGAGTTCGAGACGGCCAGGACCAACCTGACGACACTCGCCGATCGCGGTGTGGTTCGAACGCGACGAATAGACGACCGACACCGCGTCTGGTGGACGGACGAAACCGACGGCGACCAAGTAATCGACGGCGACCAGGGAACAACAGTCCACCAGGAAACCGGCCGAGAGGAGTTCGGGGCGTTCATTCGAGCGGTCAAGGATTACGCGATCTTCATGCTCGACCCGGACGGCTTCGTTCGAAGCTGGAACGACGGCGCGGCGCGCCTCAAGGGATACACCGAGGACGAGATCGTCGGCGAGCATTACCGGGCGTTCTACACGGACGCGGACGTCGACGCGGGCGTCCCGGCGCGCAACCTCGAGCGGGCAGCCGAGCATGGGCGATACGAGGACGAGGGGTGGCGAGTGCGCGAGGACGGGACGCGGTTCTGGGCGAACGTCACCATCACGGCGATCCGGGACGAGGACGGGGCGCTGCGAGGGTTCACGAAGGTCACGCGCGACATGACCGAACAGCGCGAGTACGAGCAGGAACTCCACGAGGAGCGCGACTTCACGGAACAGGTCCTCGAGACCGTCCCCGTGAACGTCCTCGTGCTCAGTGAGGACGGCGAGCTCGTTCGCGCGAACGGAGGCGTCCGGGACCTCTTGGACGTCGAACCCGCGGACTTCGACGCGTTCGACGCCGGTTCGTGGGACCTGTACGACGAGGACGGCGACTCGATCCCTGTCACGGATTGGCCGTGGACGCGGGTCGTCGAGACCGGTGAGTCGGTCCAGCACTTCGAGTGCCAGGTCGACGTGGCGGACGGCGACCGACGGTGGTTCTCGATCAACGCGGCGCCGCTCGATGAAGGCGGGTCCGAGGTGGAGCGAGTCGTCATGTCCGCCGACGACGTCACGGACCGGAAGGAACGCGAACGCCGTCTCCGTCGGGAGTCGAACCAGACCGAGAAACTGCTGCGGACGGCGCCGATCGCCATCGCCGTCCAGGACGCCGACGGGGACACGATTTTGGCGAACCAGCACGCCCAGGACGCGCTCGGACTCACGGAGGACGAAATCCTCGACGAACCGGAACAGCCGGAGGCGTGGACGCTCTTCGACGACGACGGGAACCCACTCGACGCGACCGAGACGCCGTCGGCTCGCGTCCTGGCGACCGGCGAGCCGGTGTACGACGAGGAGGTCGTGATCGAACCGCCGAACGCCGACCGGATTCAGTTCCGCGTGAACGCCGCACCCGTCCGTGACGCTGACGGCGACGTCGAACGGATCATCACGACCGGCGAGGATATCACCGAGTTGCGGGACCGGGAGCGAGAGCTCGAGCAGCGCAAGGCCGAGCTCGAGACGGAGCTCGGCGAGATACTCGGTCGGATCTCGGACGCGTTCTACGCCCTGGACGAGGAGTGGCGGTTCACGCACCTCAACGACTCTGCCGCCGAACTGATGCAGCAGTCCAGGGAGGACCTCCTCGGGCACACGCTCTGGGAGGTGTTCCCCGACGCCGAGGGCAACGTCTTCTGGGAGAAGTTCCGCGAGGCGATGGAGACCCAGGAGTCCGTCGCCTTCGAGTTCTACGCCGAAGCCCTCGACGCGTGGCTCGAGTTCACCGTCTATCCCTCCGATTCCGGGCTCTCTATCTACTTCCGAGACGTCTCGGAGCGCAAGAGACAGGAGCGCGCGCTCCGCGAGCGCCAGGGTCGCCTCAACCGACAGAAGCAGTACACGGACGACATCCTGAACGCGATCGACGACCTCTTCTACCTCCTCGACGAGTCCGGACAGCTCCAGCGCTGGAACGAGTCGCTCCGGGACGTGACGGGGTACACGGACGAGGAGATCGCGTCGATGCACGCGCTGGAGTTCTTCGACGAACGCGACCACGAGGCGATCTCGACCGCGATCGCCGAGGGGCTCGACGCCGGCGAGACCCAGGTGGAAGCCGAGATCCTGACGAAGGAGGGGGACCTGATCCCCTACGAGTTCGTCGCGTCGACGCTCGAGGACCCCGACGGGAGGTCCGTGCTCGCTGGTATCGGGCGCGACATCACCGACCGGCGGGAGTACGAGCGGAAGCTCGAAACGTCGAACGAGCGCTTGGAGCAGTTCGCGTACGCGGCGTCGCACGACCTGCAGGAGCCGCTTCGGATGGTGTCGAGCTATCTCCAGCTCGTCGAGAACCGGTACGCGGACGCGCTCGACGAGGACGGCGTCGAGTTCGTCGAGTTCGCGGTCGACGGCGCGGACCGCATGCGGAACATGATCGACGGCCTCCTGAGGTACTCGCGCGTCGATACGCGCGGTGATCCGTTCGAGGCCGTCGACCTGAACGACGTCCTCGACGACGTCCAGGAGGACCTGCAGTTCCGGATCGAGGAGACTGACGCGGACGTCGAGGCGGAGTCGCTCCCCGTCGTCCACGGCGACCCCGGCCAGTTGCGGCAATTGTTCCAGAACTTGCTCGACAACGCCATCGAGTACAGTGGCGAGGGGGCACCCGTCGTCCGCATCGACGCGGCCCGCGACGGCGAGAGGTGGTCGATCTCGATCCGGGACGAGGGCGTCGGTATCGACCCGGAGGACGCCGACCGGGTGTTCGAGGTATTCCAGAGCCTCCAGCCGTCCACGGAGCACTCGGGTACCGGCATCGGGCTCGCGCTCTCCGAGCGGATCGTCGAACGGCACGGCGGCGAGATCTGGCTCGAGTCCACGCCCGGGGAGGGGACGACGTTCACGTTCACGCTCCCCGCGACGGGTGGTCTCGATGAGTGA
- a CDS encoding HalOD1 output domain-containing protein: protein MIPTSNSVPGPTVGDEDPVSMRVVDRVADVTGTDPLDLEPLYDVVDPDHLDALFERNDGVGDQRGAEVRFVMEGCDVVVSADGSIDVTRRSGTATAIAPGPGVETQADSPGSVD from the coding sequence ATGATTCCGACTTCCAATTCAGTACCCGGCCCCACTGTAGGCGACGAGGACCCCGTGAGTATGCGCGTCGTCGACCGAGTGGCCGACGTCACCGGAACCGACCCGCTCGATCTCGAACCGCTCTACGACGTCGTCGACCCCGATCACCTCGACGCGCTCTTCGAGCGGAACGACGGGGTGGGGGACCAGCGGGGTGCGGAGGTCCGCTTCGTGATGGAGGGCTGTGACGTCGTCGTCTCCGCTGACGGGTCGATCGACGTCACGCGACGCTCCGGGACCGCGACAGCGATCGCGCCGGGCCCGGGCGTCGAGACGCAGGCGGACAGTCCCGGGTCGGTAGATTGA